A single window of Ignavibacteriota bacterium DNA harbors:
- a CDS encoding TolC family protein: MKGKYKFYIFILLFFIFLINHNFAQDIAFDKELDLQTCITYALKHHPLNSVNKNSIGISESQLSQANSAYWPQINLSASVSTMDEAPNFIFPASTFELPLQIPGLELGGIEIPEQNIKLMDKTLIMGSIELVYPLYTGGYISSLVGQAESALVLAQEEARKNELQIIADVKKRFYSVYLLQKLTEIGDESLARLETTLELTENLYLNGSGTVSKTDFLKNKILVDNVRSINFYFKHNLELAKSALLNALGENLKYNISVTRDSLELKKSFYNFEDLLITAYKNNPTWKTLEIAQSIFEDKVDEAYSGYLPKVGIMGSLNLVQNNYKYGLVSDVNKFSWTVGLGVQMPIFNGFRASAQVDEANYRFEKIKSQKKLLENGLEILVKKAFVEYSSASDQMTTLKSAMVSAIENCELNDRAYQSELVELQDLLQAQLFEAVMKVQYYKAQFTYYETLAELEFTIGKNLD; encoded by the coding sequence ATGAAAGGAAAATATAAGTTTTACATATTTATTTTATTGTTTTTTATATTCTTGATCAATCATAATTTTGCTCAAGATATCGCTTTTGATAAGGAATTAGATCTTCAAACATGTATAACTTATGCCTTAAAACACCATCCGTTAAATTCTGTTAATAAAAATTCAATAGGAATATCTGAATCGCAATTAAGCCAAGCAAATTCGGCTTATTGGCCTCAAATAAATTTATCGGCTTCTGTTTCCACAATGGACGAAGCTCCAAACTTTATATTTCCCGCGTCAACATTTGAGCTTCCATTGCAAATACCGGGACTTGAACTTGGAGGAATTGAAATTCCCGAACAAAATATAAAGCTAATGGATAAAACTTTAATCATGGGTTCAATTGAATTGGTCTACCCGCTTTATACCGGCGGATATATTTCTTCTTTGGTTGGTCAAGCCGAAAGTGCTTTAGTGCTTGCCCAAGAAGAAGCCAGAAAAAATGAGCTTCAAATTATTGCTGATGTTAAAAAAAGATTTTATTCGGTTTATCTACTTCAAAAGCTTACCGAAATTGGTGATGAATCGCTGGCAAGACTTGAAACTACTTTGGAACTTACTGAAAATCTATATCTTAACGGTTCGGGTACCGTTTCAAAAACGGATTTTCTTAAAAACAAAATTCTTGTAGATAACGTTAGATCAATAAATTTTTATTTTAAACATAATTTAGAATTGGCAAAATCCGCTTTGTTAAATGCTTTGGGCGAAAATTTAAAATATAATATTTCTGTAACGCGTGATAGTTTAGAGCTTAAAAAATCTTTTTATAATTTTGAAGATTTATTAATTACTGCGTATAAAAATAATCCTACTTGGAAAACTTTAGAAATTGCTCAATCTATTTTTGAAGATAAGGTAGACGAAGCTTACAGCGGTTATCTGCCAAAGGTTGGAATAATGGGTTCGCTAAATCTTGTTCAAAATAATTATAAATACGGATTGGTTTCCGACGTTAATAAATTTTCATGGACGGTCGGTCTTGGGGTTCAAATGCCAATTTTTAACGGTTTTAGGGCATCTGCTCAAGTTGATGAGGCAAATTATAGATTTGAAAAAATAAAAAGTCAGAAAAAACTATTAGAAAACGGTTTGGAAATTTTAGTAAAAAAAGCTTTTGTAGAATATTCTTCAGCTTCAGATCAGATGACAACATTAAAATCTGCAATGGTTTCTGCCATAGAAAATTGTGAATTAAACGATAGAGCTTATCAAAGTGAACTTGTTGAGCTTCAAGATTTATTACAGGCTCAGTTGTTTGAAGCGGTAATGAAAGTTCAATATTATAAAGCTCAGTTTACATATTATGAAACTTTGGCAGAATTAGAATTTACCATTGGAAAAAATTTGGATTAG
- a CDS encoding PhnD/SsuA/transferrin family substrate-binding protein, with protein MKNQPKAFVLFLLFYSSVFAQQKLENNNLKPIYVGFSISLFNDVDIRDAEAAIKMWGNELLKNMNSTITPETSIFETSDELISAINNNKVDLVAIPTLDFLAIRNKVKLEPHLITSINGKHGYDFIVVVKKDKNFHKIEDLKNKIINLPAKTSGRLAKMWLTVFLNDKGIKIDKFFKEMREFEKPSQALLPVFFNQADVCVIPSMSYNTMLELNPQLKKELVVIETSPILVNGLMCINKLIEPDLRKSLLIAASKLGKTPSGKQILNLFKSEDVIVFEEKYLKEIEILTEKFNKIKK; from the coding sequence ATGAAAAATCAACCTAAGGCGTTTGTGCTTTTTTTACTTTTTTACAGTTCCGTTTTCGCACAGCAAAAACTTGAAAATAATAATCTTAAACCAATTTATGTTGGCTTCTCAATTTCACTTTTTAATGATGTTGATATTAGAGATGCGGAAGCCGCTATTAAAATGTGGGGAAATGAATTATTAAAAAATATGAACTCCACAATAACTCCGGAAACTTCAATATTTGAAACAAGCGATGAGCTGATTTCTGCAATAAATAATAATAAGGTTGATTTGGTTGCAATTCCAACGCTGGATTTTTTGGCAATAAGAAACAAAGTAAAACTTGAACCGCATTTAATAACTTCCATTAATGGAAAACATGGATATGATTTTATTGTTGTTGTAAAAAAAGATAAAAATTTTCATAAAATAGAAGATCTTAAAAATAAGATAATTAATCTTCCGGCAAAAACTTCGGGTCGTTTGGCAAAAATGTGGTTAACCGTTTTTCTTAATGATAAAGGAATTAAAATTGATAAATTTTTTAAAGAAATGAGAGAATTTGAAAAGCCTTCTCAAGCTTTATTGCCGGTTTTTTTTAATCAAGCAGATGTTTGTGTTATTCCTTCAATGTCTTATAACACAATGTTAGAATTAAATCCGCAATTAAAAAAAGAACTTGTTGTAATTGAGACTAGTCCAATTTTGGTAAACGGATTAATGTGCATTAATAAATTGATTGAGCCCGATCTAAGAAAATCTTTGCTCATCGCAGCATCTAAGCTTGGCAAAACGCCTTCCGGCAAACAAATATTAAATTTATTTAAATCCGAAGATGTAATAGTTTTTGAGGAGAAGTATTTAAAAGAAATTGAAATATTAACAGAGAAATTCAATAAAATAAAAAAATGA
- a CDS encoding PhnD/SsuA/transferrin family substrate-binding protein, with protein sequence MKKKYGKKALINILTLLIVMLTIYSDLIAQDAQTKHNSNIGITNEMFNDVNIRDAKVIIDLWAKMIHERFITSLQTSTFIYKNIDDMIKDINSEKVDYLFLNVPQYLMHKSSLKIEPYYGTLLNKKKSFDLLFIGKKEITLKSFNDLRNSTIVVQGGRYKTLSELFLDYLCLSNGITKKENFFKKIIFEENASKTILGTFFGKNDFSIITSSTFDIMSEMNPQIKKTLKIMYKRKNLVNDLFCFRSTLAQKYKDLAINFGNNIDSNPKTSQVYKIFKIDGSYEINNSDLEQTLELWEDYNKLKNQK encoded by the coding sequence ATGAAAAAAAAATACGGTAAAAAGGCATTAATTAATATTCTAACTTTATTGATTGTAATGTTAACAATTTACAGCGATTTAATTGCCCAAGACGCTCAAACAAAACACAATTCAAATATTGGAATTACTAATGAAATGTTTAATGATGTAAACATAAGAGACGCAAAAGTAATTATAGATCTTTGGGCTAAAATGATTCATGAAAGATTTATAACAAGTTTGCAAACCTCAACATTCATTTATAAAAATATTGATGATATGATAAAGGATATTAACAGTGAAAAGGTCGATTACTTGTTTCTCAATGTACCTCAATATTTAATGCATAAGTCTTCCTTAAAAATTGAGCCGTATTACGGCACATTATTAAACAAGAAAAAATCTTTTGATCTTTTATTTATTGGAAAAAAGGAAATAACTTTAAAAAGTTTTAATGATTTACGAAACTCAACAATTGTTGTTCAGGGTGGAAGGTATAAAACTCTTAGTGAGCTTTTTCTCGATTATTTGTGTTTATCAAACGGAATAACAAAAAAGGAAAATTTCTTTAAAAAAATCATATTTGAAGAAAATGCATCTAAAACAATTTTGGGTACTTTTTTTGGTAAAAATGATTTTTCCATTATAACTAGCAGTACATTTGATATTATGTCAGAAATGAATCCTCAAATTAAAAAAACGCTAAAAATAATGTATAAAAGAAAAAACTTAGTAAATGATCTTTTTTGCTTTAGAAGTACCTTAGCACAAAAATATAAAGATCTGGCAATTAATTTTGGCAATAATATAGATTCAAATCCTAAAACCTCACAAGTTTATAAAATATTTAAAATTGACGGATCTTATGAAATAAATAACTCTGATCTTGAGCAAACTCTTGAGCTTTGGGAAGATTATAATAAATTAAAAAATCAAAAATAA
- a CDS encoding PhnD/SsuA/transferrin family substrate-binding protein — translation MNDCLKIFQNVFLFFLVFLIFLLNDAVAQNKLRKFYRLGMSKELLEDVNVKDAQAVLEIWTEILKENFKDVDKISVSLFNNAAELVEAISKKEVDIIYTSGVIFKENSLDKKYELEPIVILNTGNKKAFDLYLFANSKNKISGFNDLKGKTIMVQGGKFKIINELWLDLLCLQNGAKNKYNFFKKVEFTEKPMQSILPVFFEKADFCIISSISYFAIKELNPQISKALYKIYERKNLVNEVICLPKSFSKTEKEIIHNASINYENLPNIKQLGKILKSLGSYTYSDSSFAGTSELWNDYQKLKNEK, via the coding sequence ATGAACGATTGTCTTAAAATATTTCAAAACGTATTTCTTTTTTTCCTTGTTTTTTTAATCTTTTTATTAAACGACGCTGTAGCTCAAAATAAACTAAGAAAATTTTACCGTTTGGGAATGTCTAAAGAATTGCTGGAAGACGTAAATGTTAAAGATGCACAAGCTGTGTTGGAAATATGGACTGAAATTTTAAAAGAAAATTTTAAGGATGTTGATAAAATTAGCGTAAGCCTATTTAACAATGCTGCCGAATTGGTTGAAGCAATTTCAAAAAAAGAAGTTGATATTATTTATACAAGCGGTGTAATTTTTAAAGAAAACAGCTTAGACAAAAAATATGAGCTTGAACCAATTGTAATTTTAAATACAGGAAATAAAAAAGCCTTCGATTTATATTTATTTGCAAATTCTAAAAATAAAATTTCGGGTTTTAACGATTTGAAAGGCAAAACCATAATGGTTCAGGGTGGAAAGTTTAAAATAATAAATGAACTTTGGCTTGATTTGTTATGTCTGCAAAATGGAGCAAAAAATAAATATAATTTTTTTAAGAAAGTTGAGTTTACTGAAAAACCTATGCAAAGCATTCTGCCGGTATTTTTTGAAAAAGCTGATTTCTGCATAATAAGCAGTATTTCATATTTTGCAATTAAAGAACTAAACCCGCAAATCTCTAAAGCATTATATAAAATTTACGAAAGAAAAAATTTGGTAAACGAAGTAATTTGTTTGCCTAAAAGTTTTTCTAAAACAGAAAAGGAAATTATTCATAACGCATCTATAAATTATGAAAATTTGCCCAATATTAAGCAGCTGGGTAAAATTCTTAAGTCCCTTGGTTCTTACACATATAGCGACTCTTCCTTTGCCGGAACAAGCGAACTTTGGAATGATTATCAAAAATTAAAAAATGAAAAATGA